Proteins co-encoded in one Setaria viridis chromosome 9, Setaria_viridis_v4.0, whole genome shotgun sequence genomic window:
- the LOC117838387 gene encoding glutathione S-transferase F11: MAAPVTVYGPVISPAVARVAACLLEKDVPFQIEPVDMSKGEHKSPSFLKLQPFGQVPAFKDHLTTVFESRAICRYICDQYADRGNKALLGKKEDGAVGRAAIEQWIEAEGQSFNPPSLAIIFQLAFAPMMGRATDMAVVEQNEVKLAKVLDVYDQRLGESQYFAGDEFSLADLVHLPNADFLVNRTSKAGLITERKNLARWWDDVSARPTWKKLAFVPHLSHLGVRQDYAVIAENEDKLKQVLDVYDEILSKNEYLAGDEFTLADLSHLPNSHYIVNTERGRKLFTNKKNVAKWYEKISKREAWAQVAKMQKEHPGAFE; encoded by the exons atggcggcgcctGTGACGGTGTACGGGCCGGTGATCtcaccggcggtggcgcgcgtgGCGGCCTGCCTCCTGGAGAAGGACGTGCCGTTCCAGATCGAGCCGGTGGACATGTCCAAGGGCGAGCACAAGTCGCCTTCCTTCCTCAAGCTCCAGCCCTTCGGCCAGGTCCCCGCCTTCAAGGACCACCTCACCACCGTCTTTG AGTCAAGGGCTATTTGCCGTTACATATGCGACCAGTATGCAGACCGTGGCAACAAGGCCCTCCTTGGCAAGAAAGAAGATGGTGCAGTTGGCCGTGCTGCCATTGAACAATGGATAGAGGCTGAAGGCCAGAGCTTTAACCCACCGAGCTTGGCTATTATCTTCCAGCTTGCATTTGCACCAATGATGGGCAGGGCCACTGACATGGCCGTGGTTGAGCAGAATGAAGTGAAGCTCGCTAAGGTGCTTGATGTGTATGACCAACGGCTGGGGGAGAGCCAGTACTTCGCTGGTGATGAATTCTCCCTGGCCGACCTTGTTCACTTGCCCAATGCAGATTTCCTTGTGAACAGGACCAGCAAGGCTGGGTTAATCACTGAGAGAAAGAACCTGGCTAGGTGGTGGGATGATGTCTCGGCGCGTCCTACATGGAAGAAG CTGGCATTCGTTCCTCATCTCAGCCATCTGGGCGTTCGTCAGGACTATGCTGTTATTGCTGAAAATGAGGATAAACTGAAGCAGGTCCTCGATGTTTATGATGAAATACTCTCAAAGAATGAATACCTGGCTGGCGATGAATTCACCTTGGCTGACCTTTCTCACCTTCCAAACTCACATTATATCGTGAATACTGAGAGAGGAAGGAAGCTCTTCACTAACAAGAAGAACGTGGCAAAGTGGTACGAAAAAATTTCAAAGCGCGAGGCATGGGCGCAGGTCGCCAAGATGCAGAAGGAGCATCCCGGTGCATTCGAGTAA
- the LOC117836218 gene encoding glutathione S-transferase F8, chloroplastic, whose product MAAGLQVFGQPASTDVARVLTCLFEKNLEFELVRIDTFKKSHKLPEFIKLRDPTGQVTFKHGDKTVVDSRAICRYLCTHFPEDGNKMLYGTGSLERASIEQWLQAEAHSFDAPSSELVFHLAFAPHLKDVNPDEARIAENEKKLQNMLGVYDEILSKHNFLAGDEFTLADLSHLPNSHYIVNSSDRGKKLFTAKKHVAKWYDKISNRESWRQVVKMQKEHPGAFE is encoded by the exons ATGGCGGCAGGGCTGCAGGTGTTCGGACAGCCGGCGTCCACCGACGTGGCGAGGGTCCTGACCTGCCTCTTCGAGAAGAACCTCGAGTTCGAGCTCGTCCGCAtcgacaccttcaagaagtcgcACAAGCTCCCCGAGTTCATCAAGCTACGG GATCCAACTGGCCAGGtgactttcaaacatggtgacAAAACTGTTGTCG ATTCGAGGGCCATCTGCCGCTACCTGTGCACCCATTTCCCGGAGGACGGCAACAAGATGCTGTACGGCACGGGCTCTCTGGAGCGGGCGTCGATAGAGCAGTGGCTGCAGGCGGAGGCCCATAGCTTCGACGCCCCGAGCTCGGAGCTCGTCTTCCACCTCGCGTTCGCGCCGCACCTCAAGGACGTGAACCCCGACGAGGCCCGCATCGCGGAGAACGAGAAGAAGCTCCAGAACATGCTGGGCGTTTACGACGAGATCCTTTCCAAGCACAACTTCCTGGCCGGCGACGAGTTCACCCTGGCCGACCTGTCCCACCTCCCCAACTCCCACTACATCGTCAACTCCTCCGACAGGGGCAAGAAACTCTTCACCGCCAAGAAGCACGTGGCCAAGTGGTACGACAAGATCTCCAACCGCGAGTCGTGGAGGCAGGTGGTGAAGATGCAGAAGGAGCACCCCGGCGCGTTCGAGTGA